The genomic interval CGCCTTCGGGTTCCAGACCTTCCAACACCTGTTGAGCGACCACCTGATCACTCAATTCACCACCGATCGGGCTGCCCCATTACCCACCCTTCAACCCTCACCCCAATGAGAATTCTTCACGTGATTCCCTCGCTGTCTCCCCTGCGGGGAGGGCCGAGTCAGGCTGTTTTAGAGATGGTGCAGGCCCAGCGCCAGCAGGGGCTTGACGCCGCGATCGCCGCCACCAATGACCACGGCGACGGCACCCTTAGCGCCCCCTACGCTCAGCCCATTTTCAGCGGTTCAATTCCGGAACTGACCGGCCCATCGGTGCCCGTGTACATCTTTCCTCGGGTGCTGTCCCAAATGACGGCCCTGCGGGAGTTTGCCGTGGCTCCAGCCCTTGCGCCCTGGCTGGGGCAACACCTGGCCGAGGTTGATCTGGTTCACGTCCACGCCATTTTCAACTACCCCACCACCGTGGCGATGGCGATGGCACAAGTGCGGAGAGTGCCCTACGTGGTGCGGCCCCTGGGCTCCCTGTGCCGCTGGTCCCTCGAACAGGGCAAGGGCAAAAAGCAGATTTATTTGCGAAGCGGTGGTCAGCGGCTATTGCAAAGCTGCGCTGCCCTGCACTTCACCACCCCCCAGGAGCGGCAGGAGGCCAGGGAGGCGGGCTTTGACGGAGCCAGTTTTGTGCTGCCCCACGGGGTACAGCTCCCGACCCCGATCGCCAATGCCCGCCAGCGCCTACGCCAGCAGCTGCAGATTCCCGTCGACCATCGGGTGCTGCTGTTTCTCTCGCGGCTGCATCCCAAAAAAGGCATCGAGCCGCTAATCGACGCCCTGGCCAGCCTGGGCGATGCGCCCTTCACCCTGGTGCTGGCGGGCAGCGGCGAAGCGGAGTACGAAACCGCGATCGCTCAGCGCATTCAGGCCGCAGGGCTAAGGCTACAGGTACGCCAGGTGGGCTTTGTCAGCGGCGAGCAAAAAAATACCCTCCTCCAGGGGGCCGACCTGTTTGTGCTGCCCTCCCATTCCGAAAACCTCGGCATTGCCCTGCTAGAGGCGATGGCGGCCGCCCTACCTGTGATCACCACGCCCGAGGTGGCGATCGCACCCCTAATCCAGCGCCACCAGACCGGCCACGTCACCCCGGCC from Leptolyngbya sp. KIOST-1 carries:
- a CDS encoding glycosyltransferase — translated: MRILHVIPSLSPLRGGPSQAVLEMVQAQRQQGLDAAIAATNDHGDGTLSAPYAQPIFSGSIPELTGPSVPVYIFPRVLSQMTALREFAVAPALAPWLGQHLAEVDLVHVHAIFNYPTTVAMAMAQVRRVPYVVRPLGSLCRWSLEQGKGKKQIYLRSGGQRLLQSCAALHFTTPQERQEAREAGFDGASFVLPHGVQLPTPIANARQRLRQQLQIPVDHRVLLFLSRLHPKKGIEPLIDALASLGDAPFTLVLAGSGEAEYETAIAQRIQAAGLRLQVRQVGFVSGEQKNTLLQGADLFVLPSHSENLGIALLEAMAAALPVITTPEVAIAPLIQRHQTGHVTPAHPPALALAIQHYLQQPTAARQAGQRGRALMEAEFSWPTQAARLIEQYARLSTTPPHPAPTPSPFF